CCCTCGGACGCATCGTTCAGCCAATAGAGCACGGTCGGGCCGTAGGCGGCGGCGAGCAGCCCGCGCTTGGTATAGAAGTTGAAGTCGGTCGCATTGTCGCCGGCCGCGTACCAGATGGCGTCGACCGTGCGATAGACGATCTCCGCCGCCTTGGCCGCCCCCCAGGGCGAGGCCTTGAGCGCGATCGCGCGGCGCACCGCCTCGCGATGGGGCGCCAGCGCCTCGAGCCGCGCCTTGACAGCGGCTGCGACCCGCTCGTGGGTCCGGAGCGGGGTCAGGTCCATGGCATCAAGGGTCGCGAGCATGCGCCGGTCGGCCCAATCGTCGAGCCAGAGCGCCGCCTCGCGCCCACCGTCGGGGAACAGGCGGACGATCTCGGCCTCGGCGAGGTCGATCGCCTTGGCGCCAGCCTTGAGCGCCGCCAGCGACCAGCCGTCGAACAGCACATTGGGCAGGGTCGCCTCCAGGAGCCGGTCCTTGGCGGCGACGAAATCGGCCTCGACGGTCATTCGAACTCTCCTCGCGCATAGGCGGCCAGGTCGATCGGGTGCTTCATGCCCTCTTCGATGAAGGTCAGCAGCGCCAGATCGCTCATCCGTTCGGGATAGAGCACGCCGTCCAGATGGTCGACCTCGTGCTGCACGACCCGGGCGTGGAAGCCCGACGCCGTCCGCTCGATCATCGTGCCATCGAGCGCCAGCCCGCGGTAGCGGATGGTGGTATGACGCGGCACGGCGCCGCGGAGGCCGGGGATCGAGAGGCAGCCTTCCCAGCCGAGATTGAGCGCGTCGCCGACCGGCTCGATCACCGGGTTGATAAGCGCCGTCAATGGCTGCGGCTCGTCGTCCGCCATGCCGGTCGTGCGCTCCTGCGGCACCTTGAAGATGATGACCCGGCGCGAGACATGGACCTGGGGCGCCGCCAGGCCGACGCCGCCGATGTCGTCCAGCGTCTCGGTCATGTCGCTGACCAGGGCGGCGACGTCCGGCGCCGTCGGGTCCGCGATGGGATCGGCAAGGCGGCGCAGGACGGGATGGCCCATGCGGGCGATCTTGAGGATGCTCATGATCGCGCCAGTATGGGCAGCACCTCGGTACGGGTAAAGACCCCCGGAGATTGAGCTTAGGCGGCGCGGATGCCGGCCAGGAAGGCCGACACCTCGGTGTTGAGTTGCTCCGCATTGCGCGACAGGCCGCTCGCCGCACCCAGCACGTCGGACGCGGCGGAGCCGGTCTCGGCCGCCGCCTGCCGGACGCTCGCGACGCTGGTCGAGACCTCCTGGGTGCTGCGCGCTGCCCCCTGAATGTTGCGCGCGATGTCGGCAGTGGCGCTGCGTTGCTGCTCGACCGCGGCGGCGACTGCAGCCGCAATGCCGCTGATCTCGCCGATCACCCCGCCGATCGCCCGGATCGCGGCGACCGCCTCGGCCGTCGTTTCCTGCATCCGGCCGATCTGGCTCGCGATCTCCTCGGTCGCGCGTGCGGTCTGGGTGGCGAGCGACTTCACCTCCGACGCCACCACGGCGAAGCCCTTGCCGGCCTCACCGGCGCGCGCCGCCTCGATCGTCGCGTTCAGGGCCAGAAGATTGGTCTGGGCCGCGATCTGGTGGATGAGGCCGACCACCTCGCCGACCTTCCTCGCCCCGTCGGACAGCGCCTGGACGGTGCCGTCGGTGCGGCGGGCATCCTCGACCGCGCGGCTCGCGATGCCGGCCGACTGCACGACCTGCCGGCCGATTTCCTGGATCGACGCCGACAGCTGCTCGGTCGCGGCCGCCACCGTCTCGACATTGGCCGCGGTCTCGTCAATCGCGGCGGCGACCACGGTCGACTGCTCGCCGGTCTCGGCCGCGGTCGCCGACATGGATTGCGCCGTCGCCTCGAGCTCGGTCGCGGCCGACGAGAGGACCTCGACCAGATGGCCGACCTTGACCTCGAAGCTCTCGGCCAGCTCGGCCATGGCGTGCTCCTTGGCCTCGGCGGCGCGGCGCTCGACCTCGATCCGCTCGGCCTCGAGGCGCTGCCGGTCGAGCGCGTTGAGCTTGAACACCTCAACCGCGCTCGCCATGGCACCGAGTTCGTCGTGCCGGCCCAGCCCGAAGACGGCGACCGTCGTATCGCCCTCGCTCAAGCGGCCCATGACCTCGGTGATGCGCATGATCGGCCGGGCGATCGCGCGGCCAAGCGAGTACCAGAGGGCGAGTGCCACCAGGATCAGCACCACGAGCGCGCCGATCGTCACCGCGACGGCGACGGTGACGGCACGATCCTGCGCCGCCGAGCGTGCAGCGAGCTTATCCCGCTCGAGCTTGTCGAGATCGGAGACCTTCTCGCGGATGCCGTCCATGTAGGCCCGGCCCATGCCGTTCGCCTCGATCTGGCGGGCATCGTCGCGGGTCTCGGCTTTCGCCATGTCGGCGATCTCGGTCTCGGCGATGTCGTGCTGCCAGGCGTTGATGATCGTATCCATGTCGTCGAGCGCCGCCTTGGCGTCGGCATCCGCTGCGGCGAGCGCCTTCAACCGCTCGCGGCTCTCCTTGAGCGCCTTCTGTCCGGCGGCGTAGAGATCGAGGAAGCGGTCGTCGGCGGCGATGATATAGCCGCGAATCGACGTCTCCTGGTCGACCATGCTCGCCTGCATCTCGTGCAGCGCGTCGAGCAGCGCGTGCGTCTCCTCCGTGCGGGTGCCGGTGTCGGCGATGATGCGCAGTTCGCGGAAGGTAATGACACCGCTCACCGCGAGCAGGACCACGACGACGGCGAAGGCGGCGGCGAGCTTGTGGGCGATCCTGAGATTGCCTGCGGCCTCGCGTCCGGCACGGGCTCGCCGGACAAGTATGGCGATGACGAGTGGAATCCGGGCCTTGAGCGTCTCCAGCAACGACATGGCGTCTCCCCTGTTGCCGCCCCAGGGGCGGCGTGACGGCCTTCGATCCGGGCCGTTCGATCCGTTTTCTTCGACGAGAAGAATCCGCCTGTCACTAACGTATGAGGATTAAGAATCCATGAGGATGATGGGGTTGCCCCGCATTCGCCGCTGGTCCGCCTTGCCGCACGCGCAGGCAAGACTCCCCTTTCCCTTGTGCGGCGCCGGTGCTATTAAAGCCGCTCGATCGGGGTGCAGCCTGCATCCGCGACCAATTTTTTATTCTCTCGAAGGAGCGCCGGTAAACCGTGCAAGTCCTCGTTCGCGACAACAACGTCGATCAAGCGCTGCGCGCGCTGAAGAAGAAGATGCAGCGGGAAGGCATTTTCCGCGAGATGAAGCTGCGGCGGAATTACGAGAAGCCGTCCGAGAAGCGGGCCCGCGAGCAGGCGGAGGCCGTGCGCCGTCATCGCAAGCTGCTGCGCAAGCGGATGGATCGCGAAGGCTATTAAGCCTTTCCTGACGCTTCTCGCGTCAGCGTCCTAGAGAATCACGGAGCGCCGGCGGGGCAACTTGCCGGCGCTTTCGTCGTTCAGGAATCGCCGCTGTCCGGGCGGCCCTGGGTCACTGCGTAGAAATAGTCGCGGAGCGCCGGATCGTCCTGCTGCTTGCTGTCGACCGTCATCAGCATGGTCACGGTCGTGCCGTCCTCGGACAGCGGCAGAAGCAGCCGGGCATACGAGCGCTCGCGCTCGCGCGTCGACAAAAGCAGCAGATGCAGCATCGGCTGGCGCCGCTCGACCGCCTCCGTGTAATGGGCGTGGAGCAGCGCGCCATAGGCCGGCGGCAGCATGTCGCGCGGCCGCTGGTGCGTCGGGTCGCGCCAATGGGTCGTGCAGATGGCGGTGCCGCACAGCCGGTAGCGGAAATCGGGCTCGCCCGCCGCGTCGCGAAACACGTCGGAGAGCGTGATGCGCGCCAGCGATTCGACCAGGTCGGCAGGATCGATATCGGCCCGCCGCGGGGCGAACCGGTCGCCGCGTTGCCGATGCCAATAGGCAAGCACGCGCGCCAGTTCCGGATATGTGGCATCCGTCAAATCGAGCTCGACCGATTGGATCTGCGACCCGTCGGATGCCCCTGGCCCATCAGTCACATGCGTCCTCCCGCGCCGGTGAACGGTATAGCCCGTTCCGGCGATCCTCCGAGAGCGCAATTTCTTGTTCCCCTCGGGCCAAATCAGGGAGGCATGATCGCCCAAGCGCAGAAGATGTCAGCAAAAGAAAATGCCGGCCGGAGCATTGCCCGGCCGGCATCCTGCGCCCGCGGAGGAACCGCGTCTCAGGCTTCGAGCGACTTGACGATCTCTTCCGTCATCTTCTTCGCGTCGCCGAACAGCATCATGGTGTTCGGGCGGAAGAACAGCTCGTTCTCGACGCCGGCATAGCCGGACGCCATCGAACGCTTGATGAACAGCACGGTCTTGGCCTTCTCCACGTCCAGGATCGGCATGCCGTAGATCGGCGAGGACGGGTCGGTCTTGGCCGCCGGGTTGGTCACGTCATTGGCGCCGATGACGAATGCGACGTCGGCCGCCGCGAAGTCGCGGTTGATCTCCTCGAGCTCGAAGACCTCGTCATAGGGCACATTCGCCTCGGCCAGCAGCACGTTCATGTGGCCGGGCATACGGCCCGCGACCGGGTGGATCGCGTAGCGGACGGTGACGCCT
This genomic interval from Aliidongia dinghuensis contains the following:
- a CDS encoding PAS domain-containing protein, yielding MTDGPGASDGSQIQSVELDLTDATYPELARVLAYWHRQRGDRFAPRRADIDPADLVESLARITLSDVFRDAAGEPDFRYRLCGTAICTTHWRDPTHQRPRDMLPPAYGALLHAHYTEAVERRQPMLHLLLLSTRERERSYARLLLPLSEDGTTVTMLMTVDSKQQDDPALRDYFYAVTQGRPDSGDS
- the def gene encoding peptide deformylase gives rise to the protein MSILKIARMGHPVLRRLADPIADPTAPDVAALVSDMTETLDDIGGVGLAAPQVHVSRRVIIFKVPQERTTGMADDEPQPLTALINPVIEPVGDALNLGWEGCLSIPGLRGAVPRHTTIRYRGLALDGTMIERTASGFHARVVQHEVDHLDGVLYPERMSDLALLTFIEEGMKHPIDLAAYARGEFE
- the rpsU gene encoding 30S ribosomal protein S21, whose translation is MQVLVRDNNVDQALRALKKKMQREGIFREMKLRRNYEKPSEKRAREQAEAVRRHRKLLRKRMDREGY
- a CDS encoding methyl-accepting chemotaxis protein, which codes for MSLLETLKARIPLVIAILVRRARAGREAAGNLRIAHKLAAAFAVVVVLLAVSGVITFRELRIIADTGTRTEETHALLDALHEMQASMVDQETSIRGYIIAADDRFLDLYAAGQKALKESRERLKALAAADADAKAALDDMDTIINAWQHDIAETEIADMAKAETRDDARQIEANGMGRAYMDGIREKVSDLDKLERDKLAARSAAQDRAVTVAVAVTIGALVVLILVALALWYSLGRAIARPIMRITEVMGRLSEGDTTVAVFGLGRHDELGAMASAVEVFKLNALDRQRLEAERIEVERRAAEAKEHAMAELAESFEVKVGHLVEVLSSAATELEATAQSMSATAAETGEQSTVVAAAIDETAANVETVAAATEQLSASIQEIGRQVVQSAGIASRAVEDARRTDGTVQALSDGARKVGEVVGLIHQIAAQTNLLALNATIEAARAGEAGKGFAVVASEVKSLATQTARATEEIASQIGRMQETTAEAVAAIRAIGGVIGEISGIAAAVAAAVEQQRSATADIARNIQGAARSTQEVSTSVASVRQAAAETGSAASDVLGAASGLSRNAEQLNTEVSAFLAGIRAA
- a CDS encoding COQ9 family protein; the encoded protein is MTVEADFVAAKDRLLEATLPNVLFDGWSLAALKAGAKAIDLAEAEIVRLFPDGGREAALWLDDWADRRMLATLDAMDLTPLRTHERVAAAVKARLEALAPHREAVRRAIALKASPWGAAKAAEIVYRTVDAIWYAAGDNATDFNFYTKRGLLAAAYGPTVLYWLNDASEGSADTFAFLDRRLSEVMQIPKLTQGLKRAVRHLAGPFEFLRQARR